In Marinitoga hydrogenitolerans DSM 16785, the sequence TAATGAATAAGGATTTATTAAAAATACCAGAAGATATATCTCCAAAATATTTATATAAATTTGGATTAGATATTTTAAAAGATCTAAAACCCAAAATCATTTTAATTAGAAAAGAGATAGCAGAAGATCTAAATATAAAAAATGGAAGAAATAAGATTGGTAATTGGAAATCGAAATTTATCATTATATAGGGGGATATTATGGAAAGTATAAAAATAGAAATATTAAGCAAAACAAAATACATAAAAATCCTACGTGAAGCTATGAAATATTTTTTGCGTTTAAATGAATTTGATAATGAAGAGCAAATTTTTTTTATGGAATTGGCATTAAATGAAGCTGTTGCAAATGTAATTGAACATACTTATAAATTTGATGAACAAAAAAAGATAATAATAAAATTTGAGATAGAAAAAAAATTTTTTAAAGTTTCTATACGAGATTTTGGTGAAAAAATCGATAAAGAAAGAATTAAATCACGAGATTTAGATGATGTTAAAGATCATGGTCTTGGTGTTCATATAATAAATCAGGTTTTTGATGAAATGATGTGGAAAAATATTAATGAGGAGGGAAATTTGCTGATTTTAAAAAAAAGTTTGGAGGAATGAATGATGGCTATAACTAAAATAAAGGTGACAGATGATAAGTTGAAAGCGTATATGACATTAATATATGATGGGCGAATTCCAACAGATGGAGAGCTATTGAGTGCTCTTCAATCAGCAGGTATAATTCATGGTATAAAATACGATATTTTAAGAAGTTTAGCTTTAAACCCGACTTATAATGAATCAATAGTAGTGGCAGAAGCAACAATGCCAAAAAAAGGAGAAAATGGTTATGTGGAATTATTCAAATTAGAAGAAAAAAAAGAAAAAGTGAAAAACAATGAGAAGATAGATTTTAGGGAATTTGCAAAAAATATTATTACCGTAAATTTAGGTGAGAAAATAGGAATTATATATCCACCAAAATTGGGAGAACCAGGGAAAGATGTATTTGGTCAGAAAATTCCAGGGTTACCAGGAAATCCAGCGAAGGTTATTTTAGAAAAAAATGTTGAAAAAGATGAAGAAGGGAATATCATAGCTACTTCGTCAGGAGAATTAATAATAAAGAAAGATATAAATGGGACAATATATATTAGCATTGAAGAAATTTATGAAATTAATGGAGATATTGATTTTAATACAGGCAATGTCAGGTTTCCAGGAAAAGTGTTGATTCGTGGTTCAGTTCGACCGGACTTTGTAGTTGAAGCAGATGGAGATATTGAAATATATGGTGAGATAGAGTTAGCAAAAGTTTTTTCAAAAAAGACAGTAAAAACGAATGGTATAAAAGGTGGAAATAAAGGGTATATTAAAGCGAAAAATATAATAGCTAAATTTGCTGAAAATGCCATATTAGAAGCAGAAGAAAAAATAGAGATTGATAAATCGATGATTAATTGTAAGGTGATTTCAGCAAAGGAAGTAATTTTAGATGGGTATAATAGTAGAATTGTGGGTGGGCATATTAAAGCATTAAAAAAAGTAGAAGCATATTACTTAGGAAGTCCAATGGGGGTAAGTACTGAGATAGAGGTTGGAGTTGATCCAAAGTTGTATGAAGAATACAAAAATTTAATTGAAATTACAAAAAAAGATACTGTGGAATTAAAGGCAATAACTCCTCAAATCAATTCTCTTTTAAAAAAGATAAAACAAATGAAAGTAAAAAATGAAAAAGTTTTATACTTAAAGAAATTAATAGAAAAGGCTACAAATTTAAAAAGCAAAGTTGAAAAAAATAGAAAAAGAATCCTTCAATTGAAGAAAATGATAGAAGAATCAAAGAGTTCAGGAGTCGTTATTGCAAGGAAAATGCTTTATCCAGGAGTAATAATAAGAGTAAACAATAAGGTATTAATGCCAGAAAACGCAATTAGTAAAGTTCAGGTTATGAATGTTGAAGATAAAATAAAACTTTATGGTTATGTTGAAGGAAAATAGGTGAAAATATGAAAGGGAAATTTATAATTCTAACAATGATAATTTTTTCTATGATGATTTTTGCTGAGACAATTGGAGAATTTTATGCAAGCAAATTTGATGTAGATAAGATGATAAATTCCGAAAAGGTAAATATAAAAATTTTTGGTTATATAAAAAAATATTTTGAAACGGGTTATAGTGGATATTTAAGGTCTGCAAACCAACTAAGGGTAAAATACGATAATTCATTAA encodes:
- a CDS encoding ATP-binding protein, whose product is MESIKIEILSKTKYIKILREAMKYFLRLNEFDNEEQIFFMELALNEAVANVIEHTYKFDEQKKIIIKFEIEKKFFKVSIRDFGEKIDKERIKSRDLDDVKDHGLGVHIINQVFDEMMWKNINEEGNLLILKKSLEE
- a CDS encoding FapA family protein, with the protein product MAITKIKVTDDKLKAYMTLIYDGRIPTDGELLSALQSAGIIHGIKYDILRSLALNPTYNESIVVAEATMPKKGENGYVELFKLEEKKEKVKNNEKIDFREFAKNIITVNLGEKIGIIYPPKLGEPGKDVFGQKIPGLPGNPAKVILEKNVEKDEEGNIIATSSGELIIKKDINGTIYISIEEIYEINGDIDFNTGNVRFPGKVLIRGSVRPDFVVEADGDIEIYGEIELAKVFSKKTVKTNGIKGGNKGYIKAKNIIAKFAENAILEAEEKIEIDKSMINCKVISAKEVILDGYNSRIVGGHIKALKKVEAYYLGSPMGVSTEIEVGVDPKLYEEYKNLIEITKKDTVELKAITPQINSLLKKIKQMKVKNEKVLYLKKLIEKATNLKSKVEKNRKRILQLKKMIEESKSSGVVIARKMLYPGVIIRVNNKVLMPENAISKVQVMNVEDKIKLYGYVEGK